Proteins co-encoded in one Arachis hypogaea cultivar Tifrunner chromosome 11, arahy.Tifrunner.gnm2.J5K5, whole genome shotgun sequence genomic window:
- the LOC140176450 gene encoding uncharacterized protein, translating to MTTNLVECINSVLKGARNLPITALVKAIFYRLNELFTRKRAEAEARINAGHVFSDVVTSKLHANQLASRNIQVSCFDRQNEVFEVREMPSGLDFAVDLRGIRCDCGEFQVDRIACRHVFACCANQRLDWQVYVHDVYKMDQIRQVYRAKFRPLGNPTTWPAYNGPQFVPNPY from the coding sequence atgacgacgaatctAGTGGAATGCATCAATTCAGTATTGAAAGGTGCACGCAATCTCCCCATTACTGCTCTTGTGAAGGCAATATTCTACAGGCTTAATGAGTTGTTCACCCGAAAAAGAGCGGAGGCGGAAGCCCGGATTAATGCTGGCCATGTGTTTTCTGATGTCGTGACGTCGAAGTTGCATGCAAACCAACTTGCATCAAGAAACATTCAGGTTAGTTGCTTTGACCGACAAAATGAAGTCTTCGAGGTGCGTGAGATGCCAAGTGGATTGGACTTTGCAGTCGACCTACGTGGCATTCGATGTGACTGTGGTGAGTTCCAGGTGGACCGGATCGCCTGTAGACATGTGTTCGCATGTTGTGCCAACCAGCGACTGGATTGGCAAGTGTATGTGCATGATGTGTACAAGATGGACCAAATCCGACAGGTGTACCGAGCAAAGTTTAGGCCACTAGGTAATCCTACTACATGGCCTGCTTACAACGGACCTCAGTTCGTACCAAATCCGTACTGA